The sequence GCCGTCTGCCGTTTTGCCGCGCCCGCTTTCCCTGGCGGCTTTCTTTTTTTTGAAATCCAGAATCTTCGAAATCTTTTTGCCGTTCATTACAACATCAATATCAGGTTCCGTTTCAGTTTCGGGTTCAGTTTCAGTTTCATTCTCAGGCTCTTCTTCCTCCCTAAGTTTTTCTTTAAGCTCACTTTTCGTTATTTTAAAACGGTTTTCAACCTTTGCGGCTATCGCGGCAACATCATTTTTTATTCTTAAAAACACACCCGCAATTGATATGTCTGTGATAATAATAATATCAATCAGTGCAATGGTGGTAAGAATTATTACCGTACCGAGATTTTTAAAGAGCAGCAGGAAAGGTATGCTGATGATTCCTCCCAGCACACCGCCGCCATGCATGGCAGCTCCGTCATTAAAAAACTTTTTTATGCATTCGACGGCTCCTTTGTTTATATAATCCTGCTCGTTGTAAAACAATGTCTGAACCATTGCGCTCATTATAAGTATCAAGACAAATATATATCTAATTTTCGAATTTACCCTTTCATTGTTCTTTCTAAATATGACAAGTATCGAATAAAAAATTATAAACAGCGGCACAACATAACCCAGCCATCCCATAAGCCCTAAGATCAAAGTTTTGATGAAAGTACCGAATATGCCTATGGAATCCTCCGCAAAAAGGCCAAACACTGTCAGCAATCCCAATGCCAGTAATATAATTCCGACTATCTCATTGTTATATTTTTTAATGCCGCTTTTCTTTTTGGTAAGCTTCTTCTTTTGTGTTTTCTTTGCTTTCAATTTGACACCCCCACAAATTCCCCCTCTTTAGCTGTCAAACAAAATAATACAAGCTATACTTAATATAACACAATGAAAGTGCTGCTGCAAACAAATCAAAGCACGGACCTGGAGTCGAAAATTTTCCTTCCTGGGCAAACATTTGCCAGGCAGGACATTTCAGACATAAAGATTTAAAACGTTCCGGTAATTATATTTCCCGGCATTAGTTTCGGGTTCAAAAAAGCTTTTGGTGAAGTGCTGATAACCCTGCTTATCATATATCGGTTGTTTGACAGGGGCATGACAACTACTTTC comes from Acetivibrio thermocellus ATCC 27405 and encodes:
- a CDS encoding YlzJ-like family protein translates to MILYSIVPPEIVFGNFDWCENQKQNYIEVDYCGEKVVVMPLSNNRYMISRVISTSPKAFLNPKLMPGNIITGTF